AAAGCGGCGGAGGCTTTGCCCATCATCGAGAAATACTTCGGGAGGCTGCCCAACACACCCAAGCCTGAGCCGGTGCGCACCCAGGAGCCGCCACAGAACGCGGAGCGCACGGTCATCCTGCGCGACCAGGCGCAGCCGTTTTATCTGGAGGGCTACCACCGCCCGGATGTGCTGGATCCCGACGACGTCGTCTACGACGCCATCAGCGACATTCTTTCCAAGGGAAGAACGTCCCGCCTGTACCGCTCGCTGGTGCGGGATAAGAAAATCGCCGTGGCCGCCGCCGGCTTCAGTCCGTTCCCCGGAGCGAAGTACCCGCACCTGTTCGCATTCTTCGCGGTGCCCACGCCCGGACATACCAACCAGGAGTGCGCGGATGCCATCCACCAGGAGATCGAGCGCCTGAAGACCGAGGACGTGAGCGACGAAGAATTACAGAGCGTCAAGACGCGGGCCAAGGCCGACCTGATCCGGCAGCTCGACAGCAACCAGGGACTGGCGTTGCAACTGGCCACCTTCGAGCGCCGCTTCGGAGACTGGCGCGAGCTGTTCCGCCAGGTGGAGCGCATCGAAAAAGTGAGCAAAGCGGACATCCGCCGCGTGGCTAACGCGGTCTTTCGCGACACCAATCGCACCGTGGGGATGATTGAGACGGTGAAGCCGGCCGCCGCCCCGAAGGGAGGCCAGTAATGACTCAGCTCAGGCGACTCCGTTCCGTGACGGCGCTCCTGGCCCTCTGCCTGTGGGCCTGCGGGCACGCTGCCGGCCAGGCCACCGACTGGAAGCAGATCAGCCGGCCGCCGCTGCCTCCGTTCCATCCGCAGCAGCCGGTGCGCGTCGTACTGCCCAACGGCATGGTGATCTTCCTGCAGGAGGACCATGAACTGCCGCTCATCGAGGGCCAGGCTACAGTCCGCGGCGGCTCGCGCGAGGAGCCCGCGGCCAAGGTCGGCTTGGTCAGCATCTACGGCGAGGTCTGGCGCACGGGCGGCACCAAGTCCAAAACCGGCGACCAGCTCGATGACTTCCTGGAAGCGCGTGGCGCGCGCGTGGAGAGCGGAGATGGAGTGGACAGCACCAATCTCTCCTTCTCCTGCCTCAAGGGCGATTTCGACGACGTGTTCGCGATATTCACCGAGCTGCTGCAGCAGCCGGAGTTCCGAGAAGACAAGATCACACTGGCCAAGACGCAGGAGAACACGGCCATCGCGCGGCGCAATGACAACGTGCAGGGCATCGCCGGCCGCGAGGCCAGCAAGCTTGGCTATGGGGCGGAAAATCCCTACGCGCGCCACACCGAATATGCCACGGTAGCCGCGGTCACGCGGGACGACCTGCTGAACTGGCACAAGCAGTATGTCCATCCCAACAACATCATTCTGGGAATCGTCGGCGATTTCGATGCCAAAGCCATGGAAGCCAGGCTGCGCAAAGCCTTTGCCGCCTGGCCGAAAGGACCGCAGGCCAGGCCGGCTGCCATCGAGTACCAACCGGCCAAGCCGGGCGTGTATTTCGTCGCCAAGGACGATGTGAACCAGAGCGAGATCCGCATGGTCCACCTGGGCATCAGGCGCGACAACCCGGACTACTTCGCGGTCGAGGTGATGAACGAAGTGTTCGGCACCAGCGCACTGGCGCGGTTGTTCACCAGCATCCGCTCGCGCAAGGGCCTGGCCTATGCCGTCGGCGGAGGTGTGCGCAGCGCCTTCGACCATCCCGGGCTCTTCAGCATCACCATGAGCACCAAGAGCAACACCACGGTCGAGGCCATTCACGCTCTGTACGAGGAGATCGACAATTTCCTCGGACCCAGGCCGGCTACGGAGGAAGAGCTCAAGCGGGCCAAAGACGGCATCCTGAACTCCTTCGTCTTCAACTTCGATAGCAAGGGAAAAGTCCTGAGGGAGAGGATGCGGCTGGAATTCTACGGGTACCCCGCCGACTTCCTGGAGCGCTACCAGGCCGCAATCGAGAAGGTGACTGTGGACGATGTCAACCGCGTCGCCAGGAAATACATTCAGAAAGACAAGCTGGCGGTCCTGGTGGTAGGCAAAGCGGCGGACTTCGACAAGCCTCTGGCCAGCCTGGGAACCGTGACCGCGCTCGACGTCACCATACCGGAAGCCGGACCCAAGACGCCGGCGGTGGCGGGCTCGAACGCGGAGGGCAAGGCGTTGGCAGCCAAGGTGGTGCAGGCTTTGGGCGGGGCCGAGAAGCTGCGCGCCATCAAGGCAATCCGAAGAAAAGGGACCTCTATCAACAAGACGCCGCAGGGCGAGATGGCCTTCCGCGAGGAAGGCATCGTGGTGTACCCGGACCGCAGTTGGACGAAAGTCACTCTGCCCATGGGCGAGATGACCATTGTCATCTCACCCGAGGCGTCCTTCATGGCCATGGGAGGCATGCCTCCGCGGGAAGTTCCGGGCCCCATGAAGCAGGAGGGCGTCAGCGACATCAAGCGCGACCTGGTCTTCATCGCCCAGAATGTGGAAAACCCCAAGTTCGTCTTCGCGGCAGCGGGCACGGAGAAAATCGGGGAGACTGAAGCGGCCGTCCTGGAGATCAACGCCGACGGCACCCCCTTGCGCTGGTATGTCGATCCGCAGAGCGGCAGAGTGTTGCGAGCCGCCTACCGTGCGTCCAGCATGACCGGACCCGTGGACCGTGTTGAAGACTACTCCGACTGGCGCGAGGTCGACGGGCTGCGCGTGCCCTTTAAATCCAAGTCAACCGACAACGGCGCAGAGGTGGGCTCAAGCGAGAAGCTGGAACTGGAGGTTAATCCGGTCATCGATCCCAAGCTGTTCGAGAAACCAGCCGAAGCGGCTGCACAACAGCCTTCGAACTGAGGCTCCAAGCACCGGACGGCCCAGAAACCTGGGCCGTTTTTCTTTGCACGGGAATGGGCTTGACAGCCACGGAGGCCCGGCGTTACGTTAGGCGAACAAAAGGCGAAAAGTCATGACGCCTTCGGCCGCACTCCCGTTCCCTTCCCCGCAGGACCAGCCTCCGCGCCTGGTCGGCATCGCGCGGCTTGCCGCCGAAAGCAAGGCGCTTTCCGAAGGCCATCAGGTTGAGTACCGCACGCTCGATGCCCGCAGCTTGCTGAACCGCTGCGAATCGCCGCGCATGCCGTTTCGCTGGACCATCAATCCTTACCGCGGCTGCGAATTCGGCTGCCACTACTGTTATGCCCGCTACACCCACGAGTTCATGGAGCTGCGCGACGGCCGCGACTTCGAGCGCGTGATCTACGCCAAGCAGAACGCAGCCTGGATGCTGCGCCGCGACCTGCGGCAGGTAAGAGCGGGCGAGCTGATCGCCATCGGGACGGCCACCGATCCCTACCAGCCGGCGGAGCGACGCTACGGTGTGACGCGCTCCATCCTGGAAGAACTGGCGCAGCACCGCGGGCTGAATCTCAGCATGGTCACCAAGTCCAACCTGATCTTGCGGGATGTGGACCTGCTACGGCGCCTCAGCGAGCGCAACCGCTTCTCGGTCCTGCTGACGATAACCACTACGGATGCGACGCTGGCCCGTCTGCTTGAGCCGCGCGCACCGCGTCCCGATCTGCGCCTGGAGGCGGTTCGCGGGCTGGTCGAAGCCGGGATCGAGGCTGGCGTGATGTGCGCGCCCATCCTGCCGGGCATCACCGATTCACCGCAAAATCTGGAGAACGTGGTCCGCGCGGCAGCCAACGCCGGCGCACGCATGGTTGCGAACAATGCTCTGTTCCTCAAGCCGTGCTCCCTGCAGGTGTTCCTGCCGTTGGTCGAGGAGCACTTCCCTCACCTGGCCTCGCAGTACCGGCGGCTTTACGCCAAACGAGCGTACCTGCCGGACCACTACCGGCGCGAGACCTCACAACTCATGACCGGGCTGCGCCGAAGATATGGGGTCGACAAGCGGCGCGCGCAAAGCGTGGCGTACGCGCATGAGCGGATGACCGAGCAGCAACTGGGACTGTTCTGAGCGCCTGTGGTCTAATAGCCGCTCTCATGCCCGCCGGCACGTTCGTCCTGATCGCTATTCTGTCCGTTTCTTTGACGGCCCTCTCCCAGGACGACGCCCTGCTTCGCCAACTCGACGCCAGGGAAGAACAACTGGAGAAACTCTGGGCCGAGTACTGGACCACCGATCGGGAAATCACTCTGGGGAACGACAAGCTCTCGACCGTGCCCCTCCGGCAACGCATTCGCGACGTGCTCACCGAGCCGGAATTCCTGGCGAAGATGAGATCGGCTGAATTCCAGGACGCCACGCTGGAACGGCGCCGCCAGTTCTTCCTTCAGGAGGCGATTGAGGCCCAAATCGCTGCGGACACGGAGTTGGCGCAACTGGTGGAGGAGATCGAGCGCGACGAAAGCGCCCTCCGCTACCAGGTGGGCGAGCGCAAGCTGACCCGCGCCGAACTGAACAATATCATCGGCCACGAGCCCGATCGCGCCTTGCGCCGGACGGCCTGGGAGGCGCGAGCGCAGATCACGGCGCTGACAGGTGAACGCGTACGCAAGGCCATGAAGCTGCGCAACGCGCTGGCGCAGCGCCACGCCGGGCGGGCATTCACCGACTTCATGCTGGAGCGCAAGCAGACGGACCGCAAGGGGTTGATGGCGTGGTTCGAAGAGATCCGGCGTGAGACCGACGCCGACTATCAGCGCTTGCTCGAACGCATCCGCCGCGAGCTGAAGGTGGAGAAGGTCGAGCCCTGGGATTTGGAGTTCTACTTTTCCACCATCACCGGCGAGTTCGAGCAGAAGCTGCTACCGGCCGAAGAAGCCTGGCCGCGTATTCAGAAGCTGAGCCGGGCGCTGGGCTTCGATTTCGAGACGCTGGGCACGGACGTGGTGATTGCTGACATCACGTTTGGCGGCGGCACCTACCCTATCTACTACGGCAAGCAGGCGCGCATCGTAGTGAACAAGTACAAGGGCGTACGCTTCACCGACACGCTCTTGCACGAAGCCGGTCACGGACTGCACTTCACGCTGATGCGCGAGCCGTCTTTCCTGCTGCGCGCGAATTACGCCGAAGCCTATGGCGAGGGTCTCGGCCAGGTGATGGCTCTCCTGCTCTACCGCGACGAAATTGCCGGGCCGTACTTCGGGCTTTCTGCGGAGCAAGTACGCGCAATTCAGGAGCGTTACCGGCTGAAGTCCATCGTCGACATGCGGGAGACCATGGCGGCTTCCCTGTTCGAGTTTGCCGCCTACGCAAGTCCCAACCAGGACCTGGTCGCGCTCTACAACCGCATCTACTCCGAGTATCTCGGCGTGGATATGCACGGTACGGCGACTTGGGCGTTCGATCCGTTCTATTCGACGGGCCCCATCTACCTGCAAAGCTACGTGTTAGCCGAGATGGTCGGCCGGCAGATTCACCATGCCGTCGACCAGCGCTTTGGACGCAAGTGGGGGCTGGAAGCCGGCCGCTTCCTGCATGAGAAGTTCTTCATGCGCGGAGGCCGGTTGCCACTGGATGAAATCATGAAGGAAGGCACGGGTGAGCCGCTGACGGCGCGTTACCTGATTGAAGCGATGAAAGACCCGGGAGCGGCTAGCCGCGCTTCATCCATTCCGCATACAACCGATGGAAGTGGTGCACGCCTTTCTCCTGGCGGACGCTGAAGCGGCCGCGCTCGTAGCTGCGGGAGCGCAGGTTGCGCTGCACTTTCTCGCAGATATCTTCGTCCTCGAGCTGGATCTCGTGGCTGAAGCGCACGCCGGCCTGGGCAGCCTCGGTGTTCGTTAGTTCCGGAAGCACGTACCACTCGAAGATGGCCAGTGTTTCCTCCGCCGCCAGCGGCACAACGATATTCAGCGACACGTTGTCCGGATAGCAGTTCAGCATCCAGTTGGGAAAAATCCAGAAGTACTCGGCTGCGAGCCCGGCAGCGTCAGGGTAGCGGCGGGGCGCATCACGCTCGTTCTCCGGCCCGCGAATGGGACTGGATTGCCGCGAGTGGCGCGGGAAGGTCTCGGTGACGTACCGGCCGTAATCCAGCTCCCGGTTCAGGCCGGGATGGACGCTGGGCAGATGGTAGCCCTCCAGATAGTTGTCCACGTAGGTCTTCCAGTTGCACTGCATGACGTACTCACGCCGCTCGAAAAACCGCACGCGTTCGAGCGGAAAGCGTTCGGCCTGCCGCGGCAGATCCCCGAGCGCCGGCAGCAGCGGTTCGGCCGCGTCGTCGAGATTCACGAACACCCATGCCGCCCACTCTTCCACGCGCACCGGCCGGAGTCCGAAATCTTCCGCGCGGAAGTCTTGCGCTCCTTCGAATTCCGGCGCCGTGATCAGGCGGCCGTCCAAACCGTAGGTCCAGCCGTGGTAGGAGCAGCGGAAAACTTTGCGCGAGCCGCATCCTTCGGCAGGCGGCCCGGCGCGATGCCGGCAGACGTTGTAGAAAGCGCGCAGCCTCCCTTCCCCGTCGCGCACGACCAGCAGCGGCTCGCCCGCAACCTGGCACGTGAAATAGTCGCCCGGTCGTGCCACCTGCTGGCGGCATCCCGCCACCTGCCACGTGCGCCCGAAAAGGCACTGGTGCTCGTGCGTCAGCACGGATGGTTCCGTGTAAAGGCTGGCAGGGAGCGTCCAGGCGCGAATGATGTCGGGGTCGACGCTCAGGTCGGCGAAAAGATTCCGGTCGGAGGGCATGGACCTATTCAGAAACCGAGCATACCCCGCGCCATACGCCCGAGCACGGGGTACTCGGCCCACTCGCCCTTTCCCGCCTTGATGGCATACACGATGGCCAGGATCAGCATCGCTGCCCACCCCATCATGCCCAACAGCCAGGCGAGGGGAACCAGGGCGACGAACGCGGGCGGCGGCCCGGACATGCTGCCGCCCGCCGCGCCCAGGATGGCCACCGCCACGATGCCAACGAAGAAGACCACCCAGATGACCATGTAGACCAGCTGCAGGAACACCGCCTGCAAGGCATGGAAGGTTACGAAACGCGAGTCGCGCTTGACCAGCAGGATGATGAGCGGAGCGATGAAGGTGCCCACAATCTGCAGGGCATGGGCGAGCACGGCAAACGTGCGCTCATCCTGCGTGACGGGTGTGGCTTCCATTCCAGGCTCCTGCGATCCGGCGGACGCGGCGCGGGAGCCATTATACGCAGCCCGGCCCGCCAGCCCCGCTTCTGCTGGGGTCCATCCTTTAGAATGAACGATTCGATGGATTCGAAGGCAAGGAGCACAATGCAACGCTGGTCGCAACTGTTCATTCCCACGCTGCGCGAGGCCCCGGCGGACGCCGAGGTGGCCAGCCACAAGTTCCTGGTGCGCGCCGGCTACATCCGCCAGCTCGCCGCCGGCATCTACTCCTACCTCTTTCTGGGACAGCGGTCGCTGCTCAAGATCCAGGCCATCGTGCGCGAGGAGATGAACCGCATCGCGCAGGAGTTCTACCTGCCCGCCCTGAACCCGCGCGAGCTTTGGGAGGCATCCGGCCGCTGGACCTTGATGGGCGAAAACATGTTCCGGCTGAAGGACCGCAAGGGCGCCGACCTGTGCCTGGGCATGACCCATGAAGAGGTCATGACGGAAATCGCGCGCAAGGAACTGCGCAGCTACAAGCAACTGCCGCAGATCTGGTACCAGATCCAGACCAAGTTCCGTGACGAGCCGCGGCCCAAGTCAGGTCTGCTGCGGGTGCGCCAATTCATCATGAAAGATTCGTATTCCTTCGACCTGGATCCCGCCGGACTCGACGTGAGCTACCAGAAGCACTACGACGCCTACTGCGCCATCTTCGACCGCTGCGGACTGAAGTACATCGTGGTGGAGGCGCACTCCGGCGCCATGGGGGGTTCGCAGTCGCACGAATTCATGGTGATGACCGAAGCTGGTGAGGACATGGTGGCGAGCTGCGAGAAGTGCCGGTACGCGGCCAATCTGGAGAAGGCCACCTCGCGCCTGGACCCGGTCGAGGACCTGGCCCCCGAAGGCGACGGCAAGCCGCTTCCGGTCGAAACGCCCGGGATGAAGACCATCGACGACGTGGCCCGGTTCCTGGGGGTGTCTCCGAAACAGAAAATGAAGACCCTGGCCTACATGGCGGGCGACCTGAACGCCGGCAAGATCTACCCCCTGGTGGTTTTCGTCCGCGGTGATCACATGCTGAACGAGGCCAAGCTGGCGGCGGCCTTGCCCGCCAAAGATGCGCTCCGTCCCATGCATCCGGAAGAAATCGAGCAGATCTTCGGCTCACCGGCGGGATACCTGGGGCCCATCGGTACGGAGAAGATGTCGTACAACGGAGAGGCCGTCCGCGTGATGGTGGACGAAGCCTTGCGCGGCCGGAAAAATCTGGTCGCCGGCGCCAACCGCGAGAACTATCACCTGAAAAACGTCACGCCGGAGCGCGACTTCCCTGTACCGCAATGGGTCGACGTGCGCAGTGCCGAGGCGGGAGAAGGCTGTCCCAACTGCGGCCATCCCCTGCGCGTTTCCAAGGCGGTGGAGATCGGCCACATCTTCAAGCTCGGCTACAAGTACGCGGAATCGCTGGGAGCACGCGTCCTTGACCAGGAAGGCAAGGAGGTTACGCCCATCATGGGCAGCTACGGCATCGGCCTGGAGCGCATCCTGACTGCGGCCGTGGAACAGAGTCACGACGCGGATGGTTTCTGGCTGCCGCCGCAGATCGCTCCCTTCGAGATCATCGTCGTACCCACCAACGCGCGCGATAGCAAGCTGCTGGAAACGGCCGTGGCCGTGGCCGAGCAACTGGGGAAGGCCGGCTACGACGTCCTGCTCGACGACCGCGATGAGCGCCCCGGGATCAAGTTCAAGGACGCCGACCTCATCGGTGTTCCCTTCCGCGTCACTGTTGGCAAGAAAGTTTCCGAGGGCAAAGTGGAGGTGGCGCGGCGCTCGACACGTGAAACCCAGGATGCTACCATCGGCGCAGTTGCGGACACATTCCGGAACTTTTTCCCGCCCGGCCGTTGACTTCGAGCCGGTCGACTCCGGAGGCAGGACGCCATGAGATCGCTGAAGGCGCTGTTAGGGATCGTCGTCATCGTAGGCGGCGTCTACGTAGCTTTTAAGCTTATCCCGCCCTATTTCGCGAATTTCCAATTTGAAGACGCCATTGAGAGCGAGACCAGGCTGGGCGTGTACTCCAACAAGAGCGAGGCCGAGATCATTGAAAATGTCCTGAAGAAAGCCAAGGATCTCGACATCCCCCTGCGTGCGGAGCAGGTTCATGTGCAGCGCGAAGGGAGCGCCCTGGTCATCTGGGCGGAGTACACCGTACACGTGGATCTGCCGGGCTATCCCGTGGAATTGAAGTTCAGGCCGTCGACCAAGAACAAGCGCATTTAGACCGGCATCCTGGGCAGTTTCCCGACTGCAGCCTTTGCGGGTAACATGATGGAGCGCGCCCGGCCCCTGGGCGGGCGTGGACGCGCTCGCTGTATCGGTGGCCACTCGCACAAAAATACCGCCGCGTTCGAAACGCCGGGTCGGTTCGCGGACTTCCCGCGCCTTCGGCCGGATTCCCATCCCCCGCAGCCTCCCGGGCAGGATTCTCCTCTCCATCGCGGTTCTGGTCGCCGTAACCGGCTTGAGCCTGTTCATTTGGATCTACGTCAAGTACGACCGCATGGTGGACCGGCGCATGAGTGGCCAGATCTTCACCAACGCCTCCAAGATCTATGCCGCGCCCCGGCTGGTGCGCGTCGGCGACCGCCTGACGGCCCACGATGTGGCCAGTGAACTCCGCCGCGCCGGCTACACCTCCGAGGGCGAGAATTCCCCGGTACGCATGGGCAGCTACCGGATGCTCGGCGACAGCATCGAGATCCACCCCGGAGCGGAATCCTATTTCGCCGCCCAGCAGGGACGCATCTACTTCCGTGGCGGGCAGGTGTCGCGCATCGTGGTGACCCGCGGCGATTCTCGCAGCGATGCCGCC
This genomic stretch from Terriglobales bacterium harbors:
- a CDS encoding pitrilysin family protein, with the protein product MTALLALCLWACGHAAGQATDWKQISRPPLPPFHPQQPVRVVLPNGMVIFLQEDHELPLIEGQATVRGGSREEPAAKVGLVSIYGEVWRTGGTKSKTGDQLDDFLEARGARVESGDGVDSTNLSFSCLKGDFDDVFAIFTELLQQPEFREDKITLAKTQENTAIARRNDNVQGIAGREASKLGYGAENPYARHTEYATVAAVTRDDLLNWHKQYVHPNNIILGIVGDFDAKAMEARLRKAFAAWPKGPQARPAAIEYQPAKPGVYFVAKDDVNQSEIRMVHLGIRRDNPDYFAVEVMNEVFGTSALARLFTSIRSRKGLAYAVGGGVRSAFDHPGLFSITMSTKSNTTVEAIHALYEEIDNFLGPRPATEEELKRAKDGILNSFVFNFDSKGKVLRERMRLEFYGYPADFLERYQAAIEKVTVDDVNRVARKYIQKDKLAVLVVGKAADFDKPLASLGTVTALDVTIPEAGPKTPAVAGSNAEGKALAAKVVQALGGAEKLRAIKAIRRKGTSINKTPQGEMAFREEGIVVYPDRSWTKVTLPMGEMTIVISPEASFMAMGGMPPREVPGPMKQEGVSDIKRDLVFIAQNVENPKFVFAAAGTEKIGETEAAVLEINADGTPLRWYVDPQSGRVLRAAYRASSMTGPVDRVEDYSDWREVDGLRVPFKSKSTDNGAEVGSSEKLELEVNPVIDPKLFEKPAEAAAQQPSN
- a CDS encoding radical SAM protein, with amino-acid sequence MTPSAALPFPSPQDQPPRLVGIARLAAESKALSEGHQVEYRTLDARSLLNRCESPRMPFRWTINPYRGCEFGCHYCYARYTHEFMELRDGRDFERVIYAKQNAAWMLRRDLRQVRAGELIAIGTATDPYQPAERRYGVTRSILEELAQHRGLNLSMVTKSNLILRDVDLLRRLSERNRFSVLLTITTTDATLARLLEPRAPRPDLRLEAVRGLVEAGIEAGVMCAPILPGITDSPQNLENVVRAAANAGARMVANNALFLKPCSLQVFLPLVEEHFPHLASQYRRLYAKRAYLPDHYRRETSQLMTGLRRRYGVDKRRAQSVAYAHERMTEQQLGLF
- a CDS encoding M3 family metallopeptidase, which translates into the protein MPAGTFVLIAILSVSLTALSQDDALLRQLDAREEQLEKLWAEYWTTDREITLGNDKLSTVPLRQRIRDVLTEPEFLAKMRSAEFQDATLERRRQFFLQEAIEAQIAADTELAQLVEEIERDESALRYQVGERKLTRAELNNIIGHEPDRALRRTAWEARAQITALTGERVRKAMKLRNALAQRHAGRAFTDFMLERKQTDRKGLMAWFEEIRRETDADYQRLLERIRRELKVEKVEPWDLEFYFSTITGEFEQKLLPAEEAWPRIQKLSRALGFDFETLGTDVVIADITFGGGTYPIYYGKQARIVVNKYKGVRFTDTLLHEAGHGLHFTLMREPSFLLRANYAEAYGEGLGQVMALLLYRDEIAGPYFGLSAEQVRAIQERYRLKSIVDMRETMAASLFEFAAYASPNQDLVALYNRIYSEYLGVDMHGTATWAFDPFYSTGPIYLQSYVLAEMVGRQIHHAVDQRFGRKWGLEAGRFLHEKFFMRGGRLPLDEIMKEGTGEPLTARYLIEAMKDPGAASRASSIPHTTDGSGARLSPGGR
- a CDS encoding aromatic ring-hydroxylating dioxygenase subunit alpha; the protein is MPSDRNLFADLSVDPDIIRAWTLPASLYTEPSVLTHEHQCLFGRTWQVAGCRQQVARPGDYFTCQVAGEPLLVVRDGEGRLRAFYNVCRHRAGPPAEGCGSRKVFRCSYHGWTYGLDGRLITAPEFEGAQDFRAEDFGLRPVRVEEWAAWVFVNLDDAAEPLLPALGDLPRQAERFPLERVRFFERREYVMQCNWKTYVDNYLEGYHLPSVHPGLNRELDYGRYVTETFPRHSRQSSPIRGPENERDAPRRYPDAAGLAAEYFWIFPNWMLNCYPDNVSLNIVVPLAAEETLAIFEWYVLPELTNTEAAQAGVRFSHEIQLEDEDICEKVQRNLRSRSYERGRFSVRQEKGVHHFHRLYAEWMKRG
- a CDS encoding DUF4870 domain-containing protein, producing the protein MEATPVTQDERTFAVLAHALQIVGTFIAPLIILLVKRDSRFVTFHALQAVFLQLVYMVIWVVFFVGIVAVAILGAAGGSMSGPPPAFVALVPLAWLLGMMGWAAMLILAIVYAIKAGKGEWAEYPVLGRMARGMLGF
- a CDS encoding proline--tRNA ligase; the encoded protein is MQRWSQLFIPTLREAPADAEVASHKFLVRAGYIRQLAAGIYSYLFLGQRSLLKIQAIVREEMNRIAQEFYLPALNPRELWEASGRWTLMGENMFRLKDRKGADLCLGMTHEEVMTEIARKELRSYKQLPQIWYQIQTKFRDEPRPKSGLLRVRQFIMKDSYSFDLDPAGLDVSYQKHYDAYCAIFDRCGLKYIVVEAHSGAMGGSQSHEFMVMTEAGEDMVASCEKCRYAANLEKATSRLDPVEDLAPEGDGKPLPVETPGMKTIDDVARFLGVSPKQKMKTLAYMAGDLNAGKIYPLVVFVRGDHMLNEAKLAAALPAKDALRPMHPEEIEQIFGSPAGYLGPIGTEKMSYNGEAVRVMVDEALRGRKNLVAGANRENYHLKNVTPERDFPVPQWVDVRSAEAGEGCPNCGHPLRVSKAVEIGHIFKLGYKYAESLGARVLDQEGKEVTPIMGSYGIGLERILTAAVEQSHDADGFWLPPQIAPFEIIVVPTNARDSKLLETAVAVAEQLGKAGYDVLLDDRDERPGIKFKDADLIGVPFRVTVGKKVSEGKVEVARRSTRETQDATIGAVADTFRNFFPPGR